A section of the Humulus lupulus chromosome 2, drHumLupu1.1, whole genome shotgun sequence genome encodes:
- the LOC133816700 gene encoding uncharacterized protein LOC133816700 — MALATSLRPWILASALFIAYVFGSVSGGKAEDDHVPYQVGSGGYDPGQVVSKALLCFNGKHIYSSCEESYRLSESGNLEVPQEETEAFCGGPCLTETQLVLSCIDNILANFLFYNRATIQDVRDTIHAGCGYGPERGNFNVAEHIEAEDNNAQKVSNQILVAFGLILVGHGIWLI; from the exons ATGGCATTAGCAACAAGTCTCAGACCATGGATTTTAGCTTCAGCCTTGTTCATTGCTTATGTGTTTGGTAGCGTATCAG GAGGAAAAGCAGAAGATGATCATGTACCTTATCAAGTAGGAAGTGGAGGTTATGACCCGGGTCAAGTTGTTTCAAAGGCTTTGCTATGTTTCAATGGCAAACAT ATTTATAGCAGCTGTGAAGAGTCTTATAGATTAAGTGAGAGTGGAAATCTTGAGGTGCCGCAGGAGGAGACGGAGGCCTTCTGCGGCGGGCCGTGCCTTACAGAGACGCAGCTTGTGCTGAGCTGCATTGATAACATCTTGGCCAACTTTCTGTTTTACAACAGAGCCACAATACAAGATGTTAGAGACACTATCCATGCAGGATGTGGTTATGGACCAGAAAGAG GAAATTTTAATGTGGCAGAACACATTGAAGCTGAAGACAACAATGCTCAGAAAGTTTCAAACCAGATTCTGGTTGCCTTTGGCTTGATCCTTGTAGGACATGGCATATGGCTTATTtga